Proteins from one Nyctibius grandis isolate bNycGra1 chromosome 2, bNycGra1.pri, whole genome shotgun sequence genomic window:
- the TASL gene encoding TLR adapter interacting with SLC15A4 on the lysosome — translation MLSEGYLYGIAYLCEDLNPELYSKSLAEEVVYEMKSINYSSMDEAQGKSLLQRCRSAGKCISSVCSRGSKHSRRQKDNLLQPTQHPMPTGQPSPAMHVCKGLTRKDTYLVPSSCKSICKNYNDLHIAGDYVVPISSVTTDFTCDSGIGPFLESSEIPPPMESVRVPPSSNTSRKPVQGYSSCWRLASLVPHQQPLSDSALNDYLEQKLVELYKQYIMDSTANRASPTQILASELIMTNVDQISMQISRERNMETTKAKDIVISRFLQIASEKISSEISTPSLHISEYSHTNA, via the coding sequence ATGCTGTCAGAAGGTTACCTTTACGGAATCGCTTACCTTTGTGAAGACCTGAACCCTGAGCTCTACAGCAAGAGTTTGGCTGAGGAAGTGGTGTATGAAATGAAGTCCATTAATTATTCTTCCATGGATGAAGCACAAGGAAAAAGCCTCCTTCAGAGATGCAGATCTGCTGGCAAGTGCATTTCCTCAGTCTGCTCTAGAGGTAGCAAGcacagcagaaggcagaagGATAATCTCCTACAGCCTACACAGCACCCCATGCCCACAGGGCAGCCATCTCCAGCTATGCATGTCTGCAAGGGGCTGACAAGAAAAGACACCTACCTGGTTCCATCTTCCTGCAAAAGCATTTGCAAGAACTACAATGATTTGCATATAGCTGGGGACTACGTGGTGCCAATTAGCTCAGTCACAACGGATTTTACCTGTGACAGTGGCATAGGCCCCTTCTTGGAGTCCTCAGAGATTCCTCCCCCCATGGAGTCCGTGAGGGTCCCCCCCTCCAGCAACACCAGCCGCAAGCCGGTCCAAGGCTACTCCTCATGCTGGCGGCTGGCGAGCTTAGtgccccaccagcagcccctCTCCGACTCAGCCCTGAACGACTACCTCGAACAGAAGCTGGTGGAACTGTATAAGCAGTACATAATGGATAGCACAGCAAACAGGGCATCCCCCACTCAGATCCTGGCCTCGGAGCTTATCATGACTAACGTAGATCAAATCAGCATGCAGATATCACGAGAGAGGAATATGGAGACCACCAAGGCCAAAGACATTGTCATTAGCCGCTTCCTACAAATAGCCagtgaaaaaatatcttcagaaatTAGCACACCTAGTCTGCATATTTCTGAATATAGCCACACTAATGCATAG